Within the Medicago truncatula cultivar Jemalong A17 chromosome 4, MtrunA17r5.0-ANR, whole genome shotgun sequence genome, the region cgtataattttatttacttgGATGGTTTTCTTCTATACAAAGCATATTTAAAGTATTtctggttttattttttgtttatccTTTGCACAAATAATCCATTTTATTAATGCTTAGTGCTTGGTTGCCTGTCATGGATAATATATTGGCAATAGAAACAATACTGAGAGAGGAAGAAATATCATTTCAGCATGCTGATACTTTGTATCTTTTATCTTATGTACTGACTGTATCAATTGATCTTCGTTATGTGGGCAGTATACAGAAATACATGAGCTGCAAGGGAGGTTGCTTGGCAAGTGTTGGCACAGATCAACCTGCTGAAGTTGTTTATGACGCCCCGAAGTATATGGTAATAATTGTTTTAtgatttaagaaaaaaacaaacatgttGGATTCCAGATATTGATAAATAGAGGTTGATCGGCAGATACATTTTTCCTATATAAATTTAAGATGATATGATGTCGATGTCATAGAAATGTCGTGTAAATTGCCCTGCATAACTAGTCTTAGAATTTGTAGTTGGgactaacacaaccccacaaaaccggcctgcgaggtgaggattgcccccacgtATAAACACTTGTTCAGGTCATCTCTCAACCGATGTGGGGCTCTTTAACACCCCCCTCATGCCCAACACCATTGGGCTTGGTGCGTggatataaatggtgggtgATCCGATGGTGGAAACCTAAGAGTAGGTGGCCCAACAGATCTTGGAGAGGCTCTGCTACCATATTAGAAATCATGGTTGTGCGctacacaaccccacaaaatcgACTTGTGAGGTGAtaattgcccccacttataaacacttgTTCTGGCCATCTCTTATCCCACATTGGACTctttaacacaccccctcacacCCAATactattgggcttggtgcgtagatataaatggtgggtggcccgATAGCGGAAACTtgatagcaggtggcccaatgGATCTTGGAGGAGGCTCTGAAcgcaaccccacaaaaccggcttgtgaggcgAGGATTGCATCACAAACCGGTTTTGTGAGGCTGTGTTAGGcgcaaccacgatttctaagaacTGGCGCTTTAAAAACATGTTTACGCATGTCATGTGCATGCCATGACATAACCATTATGGTGCCTTTAATTACCAAACTCCATGTCGGAGGTGGTGTCCGGTTGGTTATCAACTACCAAGAAGCTTTAAGATTAGATCTAGTCACCTGTTGCCTTTTCATTTTCTCCTCAAATGCTATTGCGGTAGCGCTAGGCAGGAAATGCTTTGAAATTTTAGATGTTCAGCATCCTATATTGATTTGAATTCATGCTTATTACCTAGAGATATCATTTCACAATCTATACCAAGGAAAACACTTTCATGacatttaaattgatatttgCTTTGGGTTGTTTTCAGAATCCGGAATCATGTTTATACACGGAAACACAATCTATACTTTCTTGTGATGGTTCACATCAGCACACAAGGAGACTGTGTCCCTGTGCGTAGCTTTTTTGCCTGGTAAGCTGTGGTCCCTTTTAAcgttgctaatttttttttgtgatgtcaGAAATTAAAATAGCTTTCTTTATCAATTTGaagtagaaaagaaaaagaattttgtaaaattgaagTCATGTATGATGTTTTCTCTTGTAATGCCGAGTTGTTTGACTAATTTTCTTCAGGTGGAAAGTATCTAATTAATGTGCTTCCTCGTAAACTTaacttcatttttgttttaaattttaaaagttctGATGTGCTAGATTTTGTTGCACTGGATGGGCGGTATCGAAGTGGCAACTCTTGTTTTGATGGTATGGAAGGAGGAAACCCGTGCAAAGCATCGACCTTGAGAAATTTAATATACCAATCCATCAGCCTTTATGTTGTAAAATTTAGCTGATTAGCTTTTCCTTTCACAATTTGGAAAGAACGCTACTTCAGGCTGCATTTGGAAAATTTAGGGAGGATGAGATAGAGACACAAGGGATATAGAATAGGCTAAATGGTAAAAAGGGTTACTTTCATGTTTTAATGAATTAACGATAGAAGAAATGTAAAGGTAATATGTTGCATATCCAAATTTTAATACAAGTTCTTTTgaactttttgtttttcaaaagaatCTTAACTTATGGAACAAAGCTATTCTCATTTATTACACCAGTTTGGTGAAGAACGAAAGGCGAAAGGGAGAATGATACTTAGTGCTTTCTTACCTTTAATAAACCTTGCAACATCCTTTCCCCCCCATTTCTGTTTCTATTAAgcatttttttggattttgattaGTAAACTATACTTTAATAGACGAATAATATACCTTACAGTCTTGCATATACATTTCTTTGTATTTGTACTTCATAGTGTCTAGTAACAGTTGGTTTTACTTCATCTTTCTCCCAATAACACCCAAGTTATGTGGGCAATGAAAGTATTGCACTAGTATTCTTCTTGATTATAAACACTCAGAAGTGACTGTAGTAACTAGCATAGTTCttaattgtttaaaaatgtGAATTAAGATGTTAAATAGGTTTTGTTTTGGTGAGATGGGGGaatgaaaaagagaaattgaGCCATGGCGGGAAACTAAATTGAGTAACACTGTATTAATAAATAATCTATAGAAAATGCACAAGTTGCAGAAGTCAATTTTTGTCTGTGTCTGTTGTAGAGTTCCGTTGCAAGTTGCAACTGAAACAACAGTTGTCACTATAGAAACGGACGTTATAAACAAGATGGCAGGCTTTGTAATTTTGTCCATTATGTGCACAAGGATTCACAATTCACATAACATTATTCTACATATAAGCCTTCAGTttaatgagtttctaaaatgcaaatatcattattaagtaaagagaaaaaataCAATTCAAGTAACTACCTTCATCTATTGATGATGAATGAACAATTACTATGTATATACgtaaaaattaaaacacaaaTTAAGTTACATTCTCTACGCACTCAGCAAGTTTATTGTGAAGTTTTCTGAACTCATCAGAAACTATAGTCTGTTTTGAAGATCTTGGTAGCCAATGGTTTAGATGAATCTTTTAACCCTTTGAGTGCTCCATTTCCCTCAGTGCTGCCAAATGAAACTTCAACTTCGTCTGGGACTGAATCAAAAGCTGGATGGTTAAAAATATAGCTTAGCAACTGTGTTCCTCTGAGTGCATTTGTCAGAGGTAAATGACCCTCTGGAGTGTCATCATTGAGCTCCCATATAAACTCTGTAGGAAAAGACCTATAGTTATATTGCTCCATTTCAGTGTCAAGCTTCTTCATCCAACCAACCTTGATGAAGAACTTGGTGAAGTCTTTTTTAGCCTTACCAAATAGTTTCTTTTGGACACTGTATCCAAATTTGTTGTCACTATGATCTCTCCACAGCTGGTCAATTGTTTTGAGGTCTTCTTCTGAGATGAACTGAACCTCTGAGAAGAAAACATAGCCGCGCTTCTGAGCTGCTTCGCCTGCTAAAACGATGAGAAGACGTCTTGTCTCTTCGTCGGCTTCTCGGAAGTTTTTGGCTGAGAGATGCTGCTGGAGGAGTTCAAAGGAGCTGGTTTGAGAGGTTGATGATGGTGTGGAGGATGTTGTTTGGGAGATAGAAAATGTGATAGAGGAGTTGGAAGAGGAAGAGTGGGAGAGGGTTATGTTGGTGGGGTTGATGGTGGTTGGTTTGAGGAAAAGTGAGGATGAAAGTGTGGATGGAGGAGCAGTTTCAGAAGGGTAGTAGTGGCGTTTGCTGAGAGAATGATGTTGAATTGAGTGAAGAGAATTGGTTGCCATTTAGTTCAGAGAGTATACTACAATGTTCTATTGTCAATTTAGGACAACAGAAGAGAAGGGTTATTGGAAGTGTGGTAGGAAAGTGAAGTAGAAGATGAATGAATGTGATGTGAAGAATTTCAAGGCTATGATATTGGGGCAATGTTGTGTGCTACGTTGCTTGAGTGTTTAGTAGGAGTAAGGAGATAAGGAATATGTGGGGAGGGACAGTGAAGGGCTCATCAAAAGTAATATAATAGGAGTTTGTGATTGGCTGAAATAGGGTGAGGTTGGATCACACCCAATCTACCCCACATCACTCTCTAGTCTATACACACAATTAATTTCTTTACCCCCATGAAATagacttcttttcttttttaagaaacaaaatatgGTTCATACCCTTTCTGCAAAATTGTGCTTGATATTTTAAGAAAAGGTGAAATAAGTCTTACATCATgctcaaatttattttcatcatttagAACAATAACTCTTACTATTAGATCAAACGTGATATTAAGTGACTTATATGGTAAATTTGAAGTAGGAGTTTGGGGTTTGAATCTCAAAccctatatatattatgtaatattcCTACCAATCGagataaattcaattaatttactTGTACATATTaaacaaaactattttaaatATAGTACAATATTCAATAAGTCAAATAACGctcatcacaattcacaagGGTAAATGAATGCACAAAAGATTtaggaaaatataaataaaaaatagtttttctcTTTCTAGAACATACCACATGGCACACACTCGTTATACTCTTTTGATTTGGTTTCAGTTACAACCCCGCCATCCCAACTTTCACATAATGCAAGTTTATGACTAAAAAAATGTCCTTTATCTTCAGCCTTATAAGAGATGTGTGTATTAAATTATGCACTCTCTTCTCGTGATAAATTAAAATGTGGATAGagcaagaatgaagaagaaaaacaacaacttcaaaTTGTAATCGCAATGCAGGAACAATATTATACAAATATAAGTTTATTATCTGTAGTTTTCGAAGACATTATTTCGTGTTaatcatttcatcaaaatcatATGCTTTTTAAAaacctactttttttttttttaagaaatcaaaataggaTATTAACAACGGCGATGAAAATTCCTCAGAGTACAAGATGTAAAAATCTACTTTAAATAAGATGAGttccttcttcctcttttttacATCATCCACCACTTCATTGgccattaaaattttatctaGTATTTATCTCCCCTTAGCAAAATCAGATTGAGTTTCTGCAATACATTGCAAAATAAATTGTTGGATCTTGTGTCAAGGGACTGTTGCAAATTTTTGACCATGAAGAAGCTGAAAATGACCATAATTAGTTGCGTAAATAATTCTAAAGTGTGCGTGAACATACCAAACTTTATGTTGGATTTGCCCCATCAATTAATGCCAACCGGATGCAAATGAGTATCTTGGCGAATCCCTTCAGGATACAATGGAATTCTGGACGTGAATTGGACAATCATGTTAAACGTATCAAACAGTGATagtttacaaaataaatttctctcAATTACTCTACTGCAttagagaaaagaagaaatgaTTTAGAAATATTTGGGTAGAATTTTGAcacataaaatataatttatgcaCCGTCTTTTTACCTTAATGTGTCTATGATTGCACAAAAACTCATATCGCTTAGTGAAGGGAAGCAACTTTTGAACCTTACAAATACGACTCACGATATTACATCAAATGGTTCATTGGTTTAGTGGCGTTATGGGTTCAAACCCCATTAAAcctattctttttcatttttataaagtttcatttaaaataatgaacatgcaattaaaaaatgtgaagtCTAAAAGCTAAACTTATgagcatgaaaaaaaaatcaaccaacaCAACCACTGAACTAAGTGACACTTCtattaaaatattatcattgacatttccTCTTGGTCAACTGTTGACTTTCTTGAATTGTCTCCTTCGAAAATTTTGTCGAGTCTCTCACATGCAAGATACTCGATCAAGTTGTTGTTCCAAGTTATATAGTTGTCCTCAGTTATGTTTGCAATTTTGAATTGACGCTTAACGTTGGACATTATTATATCAAGCAATAGTAAGCGCTTCCGATGAAATGATCGTGCTGATAACGTGATAAAAAACCAGATATTTGAATACTTGTTAGATGATATGTGAGAACTAATATGATGATATAAATTACTACCCTAATTATATAATaccacaaatatatataatgctaggatatatcaaattaaataaataaagagagaagaaagcaGTATGATATATCTATATTTCTCAAAATGGTGCATCTTTACATGAACTAAAGTATGATATTTATACTACCAAAGTTACCACTATTTTATGTATGAAATAATTTACATAACTATTCTAAGTTGGAATTCAGATAGATATTTTACATTACTATTATAAGTTGACATTGTAGATATTTCAACACAAATAGTAAGACATGTGTTTCatataattctaaaataatttaggttttttctaatttcttataacaacaacaatttcattATATCTTGTGTTAGGGGCACTGTTACAAAATTTATgcaagaagaagatgaaaatgagcatgatgatgatgattgtaCAAATAATTCTAAAGCGTGTGAACATGTCAAGTTTTATATTCGCTCCCCAACCCCCACTAATTTATGCCACCGGATACAAATGAGTATACCAGTGAATGCTCTTCACAATTTTGactcataatttttatttttttttgccccTTCTTTTGCAATTTTATATTGTATCATTTAAATCAATGAGCTGAACTTGTATCCATGCAATCAAACTGAACCACTACAATCGTGTAGTGCTATTTCTTATGAATGAAATAGGCAAGAAAAGCAAGAATTACTCTTATAAAAGTTAACAAAGTCTAGATAAAGGGAAAGGGCGAAATACATAGAGGAGATGGAAATAAAATCAACGAACTTAGGTCTATTCTTTGCTTTTGTGCACTGAGATTTCGTAATAATAATCATTACCCTTTAACAATTATAAAAACCTTCCAAGTTTATATTATAGAAATTTCTCTCTCACACAAGTCTTCTTAACCTATTTGCACGA harbors:
- the LOC25492658 gene encoding tetrapyrrole-binding protein, chloroplastic, which codes for MATNSLHSIQHHSLSKRHYYPSETAPPSTLSSSLFLKPTTINPTNITLSHSSSSNSSITFSISQTTSSTPSSTSQTSSFELLQQHLSAKNFREADEETRRLLIVLAGEAAQKRGYVFFSEVQFISEEDLKTIDQLWRDHSDNKFGYSVQKKLFGKAKKDFTKFFIKVGWMKKLDTEMEQYNYRSFPTEFIWELNDDTPEGHLPLTNALRGTQLLSYIFNHPAFDSVPDEVEVSFGSTEGNGALKGLKDSSKPLATKIFKTDYSF